Proteins found in one Sorghum bicolor cultivar BTx623 chromosome 1, Sorghum_bicolor_NCBIv3, whole genome shotgun sequence genomic segment:
- the LOC8063406 gene encoding phosphatidylinositol 4-phosphate 5-kinase 1 encodes MRRVAPAMIAAGSAGGEETAEGAVVEKTLLNGDVYRGGFSGGSPHGKGKYVWADGCMYEGEWRRGKASGKGRFSWPSGATFEGEFRSGRIEGQGVFVGPDGATYRGAWVADRRHGVGAKSYANGDYYEGQWRRNFQDGHGRYVWANGNQYVGEWRAGVLSGRGVLIWANGSRYDGVWENGVPRGTGVFTWPDGSRYVGSWPGSCVDLPAISGTFFAPVGAGATGLVRKRSSVEGVGEKATPRICIWESEGEAGDITCDIVDALEASVLYKEAAAVAGGPTYMRKLPQRNTRRAASGIPRWASSAATTPESKRPGQTISKGHKNYELMLQLQLGIRHSVGKSSAVPMRALEQGDFDPGEKFWTRFPPEGSKVTLPHSTAEFRWKDYCPMVFRHLRKLFAVDTADYMLAICGNDALRELSSPGKSGSFFYLTQDDRFMIKTVKKSEVKLLIRMLNSYYKHVNRYKNSLITRFYGVHCVKPLNGQKVRFIVMGNLFCSEYQIHRRFDLKGSSYGRTADKFEDEIDETTTLKDLDLNFVFRLQRSWYTDLHEQLRRDCDFLESEGIMDYSFLVGVHFCDDISASKMGSSTFTASPKLLTKSESFQGCGTPELCFSDDDFDIIPDCRRKPLIRLGAHMPARAEQASRRSEFDPLLLTGGGFLFPNQTGEVHDVILFFGIIDILQDYSFRKWAEHTYKSLQTDPNSISAVDPKLYSKRFQDFIGRIFVEDG; translated from the exons ATGAGGCGGGTGGCGCCGGCGATGATCGCCGCCGGCAGCGCTGGCGGCGAGGAGACGGCGGAAGGTGCGGTGGTGGAGAAGACGCTGCTCAACGGCGACGTCTACCGCGGCGGGTTCTCCGGCGGCTCGCCGCACGGCAAGGGCAAGTACGTGTGGGCGGACGGCTGCATGTACGAGGGGGAGTGGCGGCGGGGCAAGGCGTCCGGGAAGGGCCGCTTCTCGTGGCCGTCGGGCGCCACGTTCGAGGGGGAGTTCCGCAGCGGACGGATCGAGGGGCAGGGCGTCTTCGTCGGCCCCGACGGCGCAACCTACCGCGGCGCGTGGGTGGCGGACCGGCGCCACGGCGTGGGCGCAAAGAGCTACGCCAACGGGGACTACTACGAGGGCCAGTGGCGCCGCAACTTCCAGGACGGCCACGGGCGCTACGTCTGGGCCAACGGCAACCAGTACGTCGGGGAGTGGCGCGCCGGGGTGCTCTCCGGCCGCGGCGTGCTGATCTGGGCCAATGGCAGCCGCTACGACGGGGTCTGGGAGAACGGCGTCCCCAGGGGGACAGGCGTCTTCACGTGGCCCGACGGCAGCCGGTACGTCGGCTCCTGGCCTGGGAGCTGCGTCGACCTGCCGGCTATAAGCGGCACGTTCTTCGCGCCAGTCGGCGCTGGGGCTACTGGTCTTGTGAGGAAGAGGTCCTCCGTGGAGGGTGTGGGGGAGAAGGCTACCCCGCGGATCTGCATCTGGGAGTCGGAGGGCGAGGCCGGAGACATCACCTGCGACATCGTTGACGCGCTCGAGGCGTCCGTGCTCTACAAGGAGGCCGCCGCTGTCGCCGGGGGACCAACGTACATGCGGAAACTACCGCAGAGGAATACCCGGCGAGCAGCCAGCGGAATCCCACGCTGGGCTTCGTCGGCGGCCACCACGCCGGAGAGTAAGCGACCCGGGCAGACGATCTCCAAGGGACACAAGAACTACGAGCTCATGCTGCAGCTGCAACTGGGTATCAG GCATTCCGTGGGAAAGTCTTCCGCTGTTCCGATGCGAGCACTGGAACAGGGCGATTTTGACCCAGGGGAGAAGTTCTGGACACGGTTCCCACCAGAGGGTTCGAAGGTCACACTACCACATTCAACTGCAGAGTTCCGGTGGAAGGACTACTGCCCCATGGTGTTCAG GCATTTGAGGAAGTTGTTTGCTGTTGATACAGCGGATTACATGCTTGCGATCTGTGGCAATGATGCTCTGAGGGAGCTGTCTTCACCCGGAAAGAGTGGGAGCTTCTTTTACCTTACCCAAGATGACCGGTTCATGATTAAGACTGTGAAGAAATCAGAAGTCAAG CTGCTAATTCGAATGTTAAATAGCTACTACAAACATGTCAATCGATACAAGAACTCGTTAATCACGAGATTCTATGGTGTACACTGTGTGAAGCCCCTTAACGGACAAAAG GTCCGATTCATTGTCATGGGTAATCTGTTCTGTTCAGAATACCAGATTCATCGCCGTTTTGATTTGAAAGGTTCATCCTATGGACGAACAGCAGACaagtttgaagatgagattgatGAGACAACTACACTGAAGGACTTGGACCTCAATTTTGTCTTCCGGTTGCAGCGATCTTGGTACACCGATCTCCATGA ACAACTGAGACGAGACTGCGATTTTTTGGAATCGGAAGGGATTATGGATTACAGTTTCTTAGTAGGAGTTCACTTTTGTGATGACATCTCTGCCTCAAAGATGGGATCGTCTACTTTTACTGCTTCTCCAA AGCTTTTAACAAAGAGTGAGTCATTTCAAGGTTGTGGCACGCCAGAGCTCTGCTTCTCGGATGATGACTTTGATATCATTCCTGATTGCCGTCG GAAACCTTTGATTAGACTGGGTGCACACATGCCAGCCAGGGCAGAGCAAGCATCCAGAAGGAGTGAATTTGATCCGCTTCTCCTTACCGGCGGGGGATTCCTATTCCCAAACCAGACCGGTGAAGTACACGACGTGATTCTCTTTTTCGGGATAATTGACATCCTCCAGGATTACAGCTTTAGAAAGTGGGCTGAGCATACTTACAAGTCGTTACAGACAGATCCCAACTCGATCTCTGCCGTGGACCCAAAGCTCTACTCGAAGAGGTTTCAAGACTTCATCGGCAGAATTTTTGTGGAAGATGGCTAA